The Archocentrus centrarchus isolate MPI-CPG fArcCen1 chromosome 5, fArcCen1, whole genome shotgun sequence genome contains the following window.
AAGATGTGCAAGGATTTAAGTGCAGAAACAAGAGTAACAGGACTGGCAATATGATGTTGCTAAATTGAAACGCTGAGGCTCACCACTTAAGTGGCTGTCTGAAAACCACTCTCTACAGCAAGCCACTTAAATCAGTCTGACACACTAcagcttcattttccagcagtAACCCTTGTTTATCTGGACTGATACTTAGACCAACAGAGCTTCTCAAACTTTCAAGGCTCCCTCCTTGACCACAGATCTCCTAAAGCAGTTAGAGATCCTTGATCTCTAACTGCTCTGCTGGAATATTACAAAAGAAAACCCTCTTCCTGCCAAGATTAGATGAGGTTTTGCAAAGGTTAGGTATACACATCTAGCTAGTAGAACTCGTTCCTGTTGAAAGGGCTCCTCAGCAGCCATCAAGCTGTGCCAGGCTGTTTGTTTGCACGCTAAGCTTTTcaagtgcatgtttgtgtgtgtgatcgtACTTGTGGTTTACTCCTCACCACGCTTGCCCAGTGCTGGCTTGTGAATATCTGTGTTGCTGGCTGCAGTTTGGTCTCTGTTGAGTCTCTGGAAGACTACAGCCATCTTTCCCTCTTCCCCGAGGTCCTCTTTTGCTTCCCCCCAGATGCTGCCAGCTGATGTTCATTATGCAGCAGGTGTGTGTTTTGGCTCAGGCCCTCAGTCTTTGGGTTAGCATTTTAGCTCACAACTTCcctattcagcagttcagtggTGCGACACCACAGAAGAGCTGTTTGCAGAAACAAATGGTTTTGTGTGGACCTCCCTCTCTGGGTAATTAGAAGTTGCTTGTGACATTTATCTTCCTTGTGTTTATTGTCTCAGCTGAATAAGAATGCTCACTCAGACTGTGGTTTGTGattatttgtgttttcaaaTGAGTTATAAAAGAGGGCTCTGTGGTCGCTGGTGAGCTCAGTGAGTGGAGCAGCAATACCATGTCCAACTGAATGTCAATCTGTGACAAATTGGGCCAACCCTACAGTAATCAGATTAGGGGACCTAAGTGACGTGCTGCAAACGTCCCACCTTGTGATCCTGTGCATTCATTTTATTACAGCCGTGAGCTAATGAGATTAGTCCTAAAATAGAGCTGCTCCACCAAGAAGCTGCTGCACAAACCTGCCTGTGCAGCAGCTGGGAGCAGCAAGCTTTTCCCCACTGACCTCTAGGTTCAGTCACCTCTCTTTGTCAGCTATAGTGTGACCACGTTCGTGCGTGGCCAAAGTCAGTTCACAGCTCTGCTACAAGGCTAATCCATGTTTGTGTCTTGGATCTCCTCCACAGGAAACCCCGGATCAACTCCCAGCTGGTTGCCCAGCAGGTGGCTCAGCAGTACCCAATGCCTCCCCCACCCAAGAAGGAGCGGAGAGAGAGGAGCGAGCGTACAGACAAGGAGCGCCCGGAGGGCGAAGGGGAGCGAGCCAACGGAGAAGGACGCCCACAGGTTGAACGTCCAGAGAGAGTGAGGCCAGAGGGAGACACCCCTGAGAAGGACAAGAGCGACAAGGAGCAGCCAATAAAAGACAAACCTGACAGAGAGAAGGACATCAGCCCAGCTGTGACGAAGAAACCCAGCAGCAAAAAGACCAGGTCAGCACACGGGTCACAACGTGTGTTTCTGAATGTGTGCTTTGCTGATATGAGTCCTCACTCGTGTGTATCTGTTTTCCTCCAGACCCAAATCAGACAGCCATCAGAGTTCACCCAGTGACAAACACAGCATACAGTCTGGCAAATCAGCAACCAAGACCAACAAGAACTCTCACATTTCCAGGTGCGTAGCCCACTCTCCTGCTCTGCATGTGTTTCACAGAACACATGGTTTAAGTTCTGTGACTACGCAGTAAttcttgtcagagaaactcatcTAGCACAAGGTTAGTGGGAAAGCTCAGCTGATTCACAAATGATCTTTTACACTAAACACCCACTCTCACTTTTGATGCACTTGTTCTGACTGTGCATGTGTCACCCGATGAATTGAGCAATTTAGTGTAACCACCCCCACAGTGCTGGAAGCCTCCCATTGTTGTTGCTGAGATGCACATATTGTAGTTGGCAATTCTGGctattaatattttgtttttctctgtctcttctccTCAGGCCCAAACTGAAGAACATTGACCGGAGTACTGCCCAGCAGTTGGCTATCACCGTAGGGAACGTCACAGTGATCATAACAGACTTTAAGGAGAAGACCCGCTCCTCCTCCACATCTTCATCCACCATCACGTCCAGCGCGGGCTCTGAACAGCAGCACCAGAGCTCCGGCTCCGAGAGCATGGACAAGGGTTCGTCGCGCGCCTCCACCCCAAAAGGGGATCTCTCTGTGGGGCATGACGAATCATTCTGAGATCCCGCTCCTCACCACCCATCCTCACCCTTGCACCACTCCCCCCTTTTCCCATGTTTCTGGACACTACGGATCCCACAGGGGGAGAGATTTCACCTTTCCCATCGCTGTCCTGCCTCCATTCCATGATCTCCCCTGGATGCCGAGAGGAACCGTGCAGCAGCATCTTTTAGGGAAAACAAACATCCTGCTTGGCGAACTTCCCTTGTGGCTACACCCGTGGCACAGGCAAGGAGAGCTGGCCTACACGGAATAACGCCCCCAGTCCTTCCCTCCACTCCCTCCCCAGTAGCATCCAGACACTTGTAtgtattgttttatatttgtatGTGGATGTGAAGCCAAGTCAActttctttttggttttgtttgtttttttgttttttttgttttcattttgtttttgtaaagaagaattcTCCGCTGGGCACAATAACCAccacttttttaaataactttaaaacTATTATTACCCTTATTTATTACGTGTTGCACCTGTATACTTTGATATTCTCCTTTTTATGTTGAAGCTTTGCTGTGTAGCTCTGCAGATCGATCGTTCCTTCAGTGTTTTTACTACAGTCTGAAAAACGATAGGACAACACAAAACACCgcatacaacacacacaacatgcgcacacacacacacacacacacacacacactggtgctAGATACACTGTGAAGCGGTTTTGCAGATCTGGGATTGCCCATTCGCTCAATGTGACAAAGTGCTTATGAATCAAATTCTCATTCACTTTTCTCAACAACAACACTGTCTCACTCTGAACACTGTCAGGACCGCCATCAGGTCCCTCTACTTTTCTGTACAGGTTATTGTGCATCAGAAGAAGGTCACCTGAAGTTCAGACACCTGACTTTTTCAACTAGATTGTCTATGATTTAGTATGCTATAGCAGATCTCTTATACAGTATCTTATGTCTTTAACTGTACAGTGTAGGCTGTTGTGTAAAACACTAAAAGCTGtcaatatttttctgcatttggtACTTAAATATTGAGTTTTCTGGCTGAAGGCAGAGCTGTCCTCTCAGCTCTTGAGGAGCAAGAGCATTTTCTGTTGTGACTGAATGATGGTTACAAGCAGTTCCACTTGGTAAAACCATATCGAACTGTAAAAATAGACCTGTTGTGTCAAACTGTTGTGAGTcaatatcttctttttttttttttttctttctttctttttttttgttgtggtcCTGAAGTCCACCCAGAAAACGAGTGCAGAGACACAATTTACAAAGATTGACAATTCAATtgacttgtttttatttgtattaattTAAGACTCCTGTCATTGAAGGCAAAACAATATTGCAATAGTTAATAGAAGACAATTGTTCTTTCAATTTTATAGCAGCAAGGCTTATTTAAGGGTTTTTAATTCACGTTCACCTTAGCTGATACTAGACCAACATAATTTCCTTTTAACTGTATGAAATTGTATAAAGAATAAATGTGTATATGATatcttagttttatttattgaagGACCAAAGGAATTTCATAATGACATGATACATAGACAGATGAATAACAATTTGAAATGCAATTATCTAATGTGTGAGATGaataacagtttaaataaagaCTAATATAATCCATGTAAATGGTGTTCTTATTGTCCACTCATCTGTGCGTGGCTAAATTGGGGCAGAGGTCATCATACTGTGAGCGGAGGAAAACCACAGCTCCACACGCAGTGGTGGATGTTGCCTCGTCGTGCACACAGTGAGAAGCAGTGTGGGTGTGGGAAGAGCACTGGGTCTAAGACTTCGGCCTTAGCAAGCCCCTCTTCACTCTGCTGGACTACCACAGTACGTGTAGCTCCCCTAACAGAGGCCCCAGCTCACAAACTGAGCCGCTCCCAGAGCAACTAAAAACCGGGTTACGAGAGGTAaataccccccccaaaaaaaaaaaacccttttagGATGTGAGGGGCAATATTTGATCTGTGTCAACTAAATGCTTTGCAGTGTCACACGTAGGGATGATAATCATGTGTGTTGTCAGTCCAGgagatgtgtttatttttttctgcttttaagcTATGGTTAATATGTAATTATGTACTTTATTGCATACAAATATGGAATCAGTGTTCAAAGTGAGGAAAAGCAATGtgaatagaaattaaaaaaaaaaaaaagtgggactGCTGGTCAGAGGGGAAATGTTTTGTCCAATTTTTACAGAGAATTAAAAACCCTGCTTTGTAATGCAATCTGTTAGAAATGGGCCTTAAAAGCCATTTTTTCACCTGCCTTATCTGCAACCACATTCACTTGACCGAGTACTCCCAACAGAAAGGATTCATTGTTAAATTATTGACAAATGGGCCATTTGCTGAGTATATGAATTATTGCTTGTATatagaattttaaaaaggtgcaaAAGCAAACACTATGAATACTGGCATTGGAGCTGAAgtcttttgtttcctgtttccttcccGCGCAAGCAGTTCTGTTCTTGTGTGCGACCAGTAACCTTAATTTACTGTGTAAAGATGGTTACATTTTTTAGCTTTGTTTGTCAGACCCAAATATAGAATGCTTGTTTACTGACTGTATAACCTTAACCGTGAATTCCAATTACGTGTATTATACAAACTCATTTCTTCCTATAACAATGTCTTGTACAATGCTTTTGAAGTTATTGctcggtttaaaaaaaaaaaaaaagaaaaaaaatgtagggagAGAACAATAATCCATTTTTTGTttaatccaatttttttttcttttcttttcttttcttttttttttcttttctttttttttttaacttatagCTGATGTGTCATTGTTTCCCCTTGTgaaatggtcacattatgtTCCTGGTGTGGAAATGTACACAGCATTTTCAGCAGATCACAGCTCCTTGTCTAGCTTATAATGTTAAACTAATACATGTTTCTGGCATGTGCACGACTTTGCGCTTATAGGCTAACCTGATCATTTTCCTCTGCTTCAAATAGAAATGTCTATTTATGAATTTTGCTTGTAgtttttcacaaataaaattgttaaagttaaatattttctgGCTTTTCTGTGTCCTTTGTTGATTCATCATTTAGAGCTGCAAAGTACTGCAGTTACATCGCAAGTAAACTCAGTAATCTAACAATTATGGCATTACttgtgttaaattttttttcaattatttgCATAttgggcaagaaaaaaaaaagcctttttcatGCACGTTTGAGTTTGTTGAAGTGAGGAAAAAAGCAGTCTGCAACCTCTGAAGAGTGGAGATATCTAGTTGATTGTAGTACGCAGTGATAAAGTAACAAAGCGAATATTTGATCTTTTTTGAACCGTGCCTACAGGTAAAGGTGATCTATGCGTGTGATCAAAACATCTAAAAAGCATTAAACTTTACCCGACTTAAATTTTGACCAATTTCCTGTTGAAGATCATCGTTTTTCAGtgcagctgctatttttagatgtCTCCGTGGAAGTCTGGTTTCTTCCTCGGTAACTTGTGCCTCTGCAATCCGCTGCCTCAGAATCCTTCAGCTTCCTTTCATTTTCAAGAAGCAGGCAAAGCTGCAGGGAGACAAATCTGGCAAACGGGCAGGAGCAGAGTGAGCTCTGCATTGGTGAGGCAAAAAAACTCCAGCATTTTCAATGCACTCGCACGCAGCATGAGATGGTACACACCACAGTACAGTTTGCTGCTTAACGTTCTCCCTCAGATGCTTCAGGACATGAAAGTCCTGAAAAAAGCCCTGCCTCCAGGGTTGGAAACTGGAGACCAGCGCTTCCATGTACTCCACGTGAAACTGAGGTTTGCTGTGGTGGAACGGGTCTTCCAGGAAAAGATCTAAAAATATCAGCGTGCCCAACAAGGTGAACCTGATTGTGAGATTGGTCCAATATATTTCACTttaggtttttgatttttgtggaAAGGATCCCAGAACTTTTTGATCATACCTCACACTTGAACACAATCACAAGTAAGTTATTCAT
Protein-coding sequences here:
- the rybpb gene encoding RING1 and YY1-binding protein B isoform X2 gives rise to the protein MGDKKSPTRPKRQAKQTADDGYWDCSVCTFRNTAEAFKCSICDVRKGTSTRKPRINSQLVAQQVAQQYPMPPPPKKERRERSERTDKERPEGEGERANGEGRPQVERPERVRPEGDTPEKDKSDKEQPIKDKPDREKDISPAVTKKPSSKKTRPKSDSHQSSPSDKHSIQSGKSATKTNKNSHISRPKLKNIDRSTAQQLAITVGNVTVIITDFKEKTRSSSTSSSTITSGSESMDKGSSRASTPKGDLSVGHDESF
- the rybpb gene encoding RING1 and YY1-binding protein B isoform X1, with translation MGDKKSPTRPKRQAKQTADDGYWDCSVCTFRNTAEAFKCSICDVRKGTSTRKPRINSQLVAQQVAQQYPMPPPPKKERRERSERTDKERPEGEGERANGEGRPQVERPERVRPEGDTPEKDKSDKEQPIKDKPDREKDISPAVTKKPSSKKTRPKSDSHQSSPSDKHSIQSGKSATKTNKNSHISRPKLKNIDRSTAQQLAITVGNVTVIITDFKEKTRSSSTSSSTITSSAGSEQQHQSSGSESMDKGSSRASTPKGDLSVGHDESF
- the rybpb gene encoding RING1 and YY1-binding protein B isoform X3 — encoded protein: MGDKKSPTRPKRQAKQTADDGYWDCSVCTFRNTAEAFKCSICDVRKGTSTRKPRINSQLVAQQVAQQYPMPPPPKKERRERSERTDKEQPIKDKPDREKDISPAVTKKPSSKKTRPKSDSHQSSPSDKHSIQSGKSATKTNKNSHISRPKLKNIDRSTAQQLAITVGNVTVIITDFKEKTRSSSTSSSTITSSAGSEQQHQSSGSESMDKGSSRASTPKGDLSVGHDESF